The following proteins are encoded in a genomic region of Pungitius pungitius chromosome 17, fPunPun2.1, whole genome shotgun sequence:
- the LOC119219651 gene encoding coagulation factor XI-like, whose amino-acid sequence METRIILGVLLSICSLSLSQECRRQLLEDVDFPGSDIQFVFSPDVDHCQQLCTQHPACLFFTYLPAEWTQDNRNFYCYLKTSLSGEPDVQNPVQGVTSGFSLKPCNPDPKPCLPQMYPDLDFPGADYRALFTEDAEECRRACTQDPACQFFTFLNEVFTLENFRYKCHLKFSWSVPTLPIVERKAGLVSGFSNKVGAFQEGKPVCQGKLFPNTDIPGNDVLVLPAASPEHCQNLCSAHTVCASFTFVSNDFNCYLKENENAMILKEKDGVVSGLPARFCWPDNSWVNVALEGVDFPGSDIRNEPIDDSASCQRTCNEDANCQFYTYLTADFPDINFRRRCFLKRAITMPAPPEVAKVDNLVSGFQLRNCV is encoded by the exons ATGGAAACTCGTATAATTTTAGGGGTTCTTCTGTCTATCTGCAGCCTCTCCCTTAGTCAAG AATGTAGACGACAACTTCTGGAGGATGTAGATTTCCCTGGATCAGACATCCAATTTGTCTTCTCTCCCGATGTTGATCACTGTCAGCAACTTTGCACCCAGCACCCGGCCTGTCTCTTCTTCACCTATCTCCCTGCTGAGTGGACCCAAGACAACAG GAACTTCTACTGCTACCTCAAGACCAGTTTGTCTGGAGAGCCTGATGTGCAGAATCCGGTGCAGGGGGTCACCTCTGGATTTTCTCTCAAGCCCTGCAACCCAGATCCCA aGCCTTGTCTGCCTCAGATGTACCCTGACCTGGACTTCCCAGGTGCTGACTACAGAGCCTTGTTTACAGAAGATGCTGAGGAGTGTCGCAGGGCCTGCACACAGGACCCTGCCTGTCAGTTTTTCACTTTCCTAAATGAAGTCTTCACACTAGAAAACTTCAG gTACAAGTGCCACCTTAAATTCAGCTGGTCAGTGCCAACACTTCcaattgttgaaagaaaagctgGTTTAGTGTCTGGATTCTCCAACAAAGTAGGAGCATTTCAGGAGGGCAAACCAG TATGTCAGGGAAAGCTTTTTCCAAACACCGACATCCCAGGAAATGACGTATTGGTTCTTCCAGCTGCCTCTCCTGAACACTGTCAGAATCTGTGCTCTGCTCACACAGTCTGCGCCTCCTTCACTTTTGTCAG taATGACTTCAATTGTTACCTGAAGGAAAATGAGAATGCAATGATTCTCAAAGAAAAAGATGGAGTTGTATCTGGACTACCGGCACGCTTCTGTTGGCCAGATAACA GCTGGGTTAACGTTGCTCTCGAAGGAGTAGATTTCCCTGGAAGTGACATTCGCAATGAACCGATCGATGACTCAGCCTCTTGTCAGAGGACCTGCAATGAGGATGCTAACTGCCAGTTCTACACCTATCTCACGGCAGACTTCCCCGACATTAATTTCAG GCGCCGCTGCTTCCTCAAGCGTGCCATCACCATGCCCGCTCCTCCTGAAGTCGCCAAAGTGGACAATCTTGTATCAGGCTTCCAACTGAGGAACTGCGTGTGA
- the LOC119219647 gene encoding coagulation factor XI-like isoform X1 codes for MKTHFILGVLLSICSLSLSQECREQLLEDVDFSGSDIQTVISPDVDHCQQLCTQHPACLFFTYLPAEWTQDNRNFFCLLKSSSSGEPEVKTPVQGVTSGFSLKPCRPDPRPCLPRMYPGLDFPGADYRALFTEDAEECRRACTQDPACQFFTFLNKGFTPENFSYKCHLKFSWVVPTLPIVERKAGLVSGFSKNAETTQGGKPVCQGKLFLNTNITEENVLVLLAASPGHCQNLCSAHTVCTSFTFVSDSFNCQLKVNSGPMILQVKAGVTSGLPARFCQPDNSWVNVALEGVHFRGNDFRNELTDDAASCQRTCNEDANCQFYTYVKPDFSDSSIRRRCFLKRAITMPAPPRVTKVDNVVSGFQLRNCL; via the exons atgaaaacacatttcattttaggGGTTCTGCTGTCAATCTGCAGCCTCTCCCTTAGTCAAG AATGTAGAGAACAGCTTCTGGAGGATGTAGATTTCAGTGGATCTGACATCCAAACTGTCATCTCTCCCGATGTTGATCACTGTCAGCAACTTTGCACCCAGCACCCGGCCTGTCTCTTCTTCACCTATCTCCCTGCTGAGTGGACCCAAGACAACAG GAACTTCTTCTGCCTCCTCAAGTCCAGTTCCTCTGGAGAACCTGAAGTGAAGACTCCGGTGCAGGGGGTCACCTCCGGCTTTTCTCTCAAACCCTGCAGACCAGATCCAA GGCCTTGTCTGCCTCGGATGTACCCTGGCCTGGACTTCCCAGGTGCTGACTACAGAGCCTTGTTCACAGAAGATGCTGAGGAGTGTCGCAGGGCCTGCACACAAGACCCTGCCTGTCAGTTTTTCACTTTCCTAAATAAAGGTTTCACACCAGAAAATTTCAG CTACAAGTGCCACCTTAAATTCAGCTGGGTAGTGCCAACACTTCcaattgttgaaagaaaagctgGTTTAGTGTCTGGATTCTCCAAAAATGCAGAAACAACTCAAGGGGGCAAACCAG TATGTCAGGGAAAGCTTTTTCTAAACACCAACATCACAGaagaaaacgttttggttcTTCTTGCTGCCTCCCCTGGACACTGTCAGAATCTGTGCTCTGCTCACACAGTCTGCACCTCCTTCACTTTTGTCAG tGACAGCTTCAATTGTCAGCTGAAGGTAAACAGCGGTCCAATGATTCTCCAAGTAAAAGCTGGAGTCACATCTGGATTACCGGCACGCTTCTGTCAGCCAGACAACA GCTGGGTTAACGTTGCTCTTGAAGGAGTCCATTTCCGAGGAAATGACTTTCGCAATGAACTGACGGATGATGCGGCCTCTTGTCAGAGGACCTGTAATGAGGATGCTAACTGCCAATTCTACACATATGTCAAGCCAGACTTTTCCGACAGTAGTATCAG GCGCCGCTGCTTTCTCAAGCGTGCCATCACCATGCCCGCTCCTCCTAGAGTCACCAAAGTGGACAATGTTGTTTCAGGCTTCCAACTGAGGAACTGCCTGTAA
- the LOC119219650 gene encoding coagulation factor XI-like, which yields METHFILGALLSICSLSLSQECREKLLEDVDFPGSDIQTVISPDVDHCQQLCTQHPACLFFTYLPAEWTQDNRNFFCLLKSSSSGEPEGKTPVQGVTSGFSLKPCSPVPKPCLPRMYPGLDFPGADYRALFTEDAEECRRACTQDPACQFFTFLNEGFTLENFRYKCHLKFSWAVPTLPIVERKAGLVSGFSNKAETPQGSKPVCQGKLFLNTNITEENVLVLPAASPGHCQNLCSAHTVCTSFTFVSDSFNCQLKVNGDAMILKANAGVTSGLPARFCQPDNSWVNVALEGVDFRGSDIRFEVTDDAASCQRTCNEDANCQFYTYVKPDFPETSIRRRCFLKRAITMPAPPRVTKVDNVVSGFQLRNCL from the exons ATGGAAACGCATTTCATTTTAGGGGCTCTGCTGTCTATTTGCAGCCTCTCCCTTAGTCAAG AATGTAGAGAAAAGCTTCTGGAGGATGTAGATTTCCCTGGATCTGACATCCAAACTGTCATCTCTCCTGATGTTGATCACTGTCAGCAACTTTGCACCCAGCACCCGGCCTGTCTCTTCTTTACCTATCTCCCTGCTGAGTGGACCCAAGACAACAG GAACTTCTTCTGCCTCCTCAAGTCCAGTTCCTCTGGAGAACCTGAAGGGAAGACTCCGGTGCAGGGGGTCACCTCCGGCTTTTCTCTCAAACCCTGCAGCCCAGTTCCAA AGCCTTGTCTGCCTCGGATGTACCCTGGCCTGGACTTCCCAGGTGCTGACTACAGAGCCTTGTTCACAGAAGATGCTGAGGAGTGTCGCAGGGCCTGCACACAAGACCCTGCCTGTCAGTTTTTCACTTTCCTAAATGAAGGTTTCACACTAGAAAATTTCAG GTACAAGTGCCACCTTAAATTCAGCTGGGCAGTGCCAACACTTCcaattgttgaaagaaaagctgGTTTAGTGTCTGGATTCTCCAACAAGGCAGAAACACCTCAAGGGAGCAAACCAG TATGCCAGGGAAAGCTTTTTCTAAACACAAACATCACAGaagaaaacgttttggttcTTCCTGCTGCCTCCCCTGGACACTGTCAGAATCTGTGCTCTGCTCACACAGTCTGCACCTCCTTCACTTTTGTCAG tGACAGCTTCAATTGTCAGCTGAAAGTAAACGGCGATGCAATGATTCTCAAAGCAAATGCTGGAGTCACATCTGGATTACCGGCACGCTTCTGTCAGCCAGACAACA GCTGGGTTAACGTTGCTCTTGAAGGAGTCGATTTCCGAGGTAGTGACATTCGCTTTGAAGTGACAGATGATGCGGCCTCTTGTCAGAGGACCTGTAATGAGGATGCAAACTGCCAATTCTACACTTATGTCAAGCCAGACTTTCCCGAGACTAGTATCAG GCGCCGCTGCTTCCTCAAGCGTGCCATCACCATGCCCGCTCCTCCTAGAGTCACCAAAGTGGACAATGTTGTATCAGGCTTCCAACTGAGGAACTGCCTGTAA
- the LOC119219649 gene encoding coagulation factor XI-like, giving the protein MKTLFILGVLLSICSLSLSQECREQLLEDVDFPGSDIQTVISPDVDHCQQLCTQHPACLFFTYLPAEWTQNNRNFFCLLKSSSSGEPKVKTPVQGVTSGFSLKPCRPDPKPCLPRMYPGLDFPGADYRALFTEDAEECRRACTQDPACQFFNFQNGRFTIENLRYTCYLKFSWAVPTLPIVERKAGVVSGFSKKAETPQWGKPVCQGKLFLNTNITEENVLVLPAASPGHCQNLCSAHTVCASFTFVSDNFNCQLKVNGNAMILKAKAGVTSGLPARFCRPDNSWVNVALEGVDFGGSDIRFEVTDDAASCQRTCNEDSNCQFYTYVKPDFPETSIRRRCFLKRAITMPAPPRVTKVDNVVSGFQLRNCL; this is encoded by the exons ATGaaaacacttttcattttaGGGGTTCTGCTGTCAATCTGCAGCCTCTCCCTTAGTCAAG AATGTAGAGAACAGCTTCTGGAGGATGTAGATTTCCCTGGATCCGACATCCAAACTGTCATCTCTCCTGATGTTGATCACTGTCAGCAACTTTGCACCCAGCACCCGGCCTGTCTCTTTTTCACCTATCTCCCTGCTGAGTGGACCCAAAACAACAG GAACTTCTTCTGCCTCCTCAAGTCCAGTTCCTCTGGAGAACCTAAAGTGAAGACTCCGGTGCAGGGGGTCACCTCCGGCTTTTCTCTCAAACCCTGCAGACCAGATCCAA AGCCTTGTCTGCCTCGGATGTACCCTGGCCTGGACTTCCCAGGTGCTGACTACAGAGCCTTGTTCACAGAAGATGCTGAGGAGTGTCGCAGGGCCTGCACACAAGACCCTGCCTGTCAGTTTTTCAATTTCCAAAATGGACGCTTCACAATAGAAAATTTAAG GTACACGTGCTACCTTAAATTTAGCTGGGCAGTGCCAACACTTCcaattgttgaaagaaaagctgGTGTAGTGTCTGGATTCTCCAAAAAAGCAGAAACACCTCAATGGGGCAAACCAG TATGTCAGGGAAAGCTTTTTCTAAACACCAACATCACAGaagaaaacgttttggttcTTCCTGCTGCCTCCCCTGGACACTGTCAGAATCTGTGCTCTGCTCACACAGTCTGCGCCTCCTTCACTTTTGTCAG tGACAACTTCAATTGTCAGCTGAAGGTAAACGGCAATGCAATGATTCTCAAAGCAAAAGCTGGAGTCACATCTGGATTACCGGCACGCTTCTGTCGGCCAGACAACA GCTGGGTTAACGTTGCTCTTGAAGGAGTCGATTTCGGAGGTAGTGACATTCGCTTTGAAGTGACAGATGATGCGGCCTCTTGTCAGAGGACCTGTAATGAGGATTCTAACTGCCAATTCTACACTTATGTCAAGCCAGACTTTCCCGAGACTAGTATCAG GCGCCGCTGCTTCCTCAAGCGTGCCATCACCATGCCCGCTCCTCCTAGAGTCACCAAAGTGGACAATGTTGTATCAGGTTTCCAACTGAGGAACTGCCTGTAA